In the genome of Chelonia mydas isolate rCheMyd1 chromosome 26, rCheMyd1.pri.v2, whole genome shotgun sequence, one region contains:
- the LOC122463896 gene encoding uncharacterized protein LOC122463896, which yields MATALQPEEEEVMEGEDSLKGSESSPLRLDGDVGGDSLIQGVAAACPQSKQDIGSLERDDLVKWLFLQLLEGERRRKEAEKRWEEAETKFQQFLLELGKRANRLALSSQVRPGEALPPPLASPDHIRPSRSFWIHIQRAYRWLKDQWSLRMSLCLPRQVQETHCSDVREADDYAEMCRYRFREYRFQEAEGPQEAYAHLSELCHKWIQPKSTSAARIADMLITEQFLEILPHDVQAWVRRNRPDTGSRAVSLAEYILAIKEHGQCSTLVRPPECPVREKCRAGKAGGGIMTSRTTNALPDEKLGSLHTWSHSLPRP from the coding sequence ATGGCCACAGCTCTGCagccagaagaggaggaggtgatggAAGGAGAAGACTCACTGAAAGGTTCTGAATCCTCTCCACTGCGTTTAGATGGGGATGTTGGAGGAGACAGTCTGATCCAGGGTGTTGCAGCTGCTTGCCCACAGTCAAAACAGGATATAGGCTCTCTGGAAAGAGATGATCTGGTGAAGTGGCTCTTCCTCCAGCTtctggaaggggagaggaggcgcaaggaggcagagaaaaggtgggaggaggcagaaacAAAATTTCAGCAATTTCTCCTGGAGCTAGGAAAGAGAGCGAACAGGTTGGCTCTGAGCTCCCAGGTCAGACCTGGAGAAGCACTCCCTCCTCCCCTAGCTTCTCCAGACCACATACGGCCGTCACGCTCATTCTGGATACACATTCAGAGGGCCTATCGGTGGCTGAAAGACCAATGGTCCCTACGTATGAGTCTGTGTCTCCCAAGGCAAGTCCAAGAGACTCATTGCAGTGATGTAAGGGAGGCTGACGACTATGCAGAAATGTGTCGGTACAGATTTAGGGAGTACAGAttccaggaggcagagggacCCCAGGAGGCTTACGCTCACTTATCCGAGCTGTGCCACAAGTGGATCCAGCCCAAAAGCACGAGTGCAGCACGGATTGCTGACATGCTAATCACAGAGCAGTTCCTGGAGATCCTCCCACATGATGTTCAGGCATGGGTTAGGAGGAACAGGCCAGACACTGGGAGTAGGGCTGTGTCCTTAGCAGAGTACATCCTGGCCATAAAGGAGCATGGTCAGTGCTCAACACTGGTAAGGCCTCCAGAATGTCCCGTGAgggagaaatgtagggctggaaaagCAGGGGGTGGGATTATGACTTCAAGGACCACAAATGCGCTTCCTGATGAGAAACTGGGAAGCTTGCACACATGGTCACATAGCTTACCGCGACCCTGA